ATGGAGCCATCATGGCATTGCTTTTCCCGATGGTACTTTTTCATCTTTCACGAGCCAAGGCTCTTAGTCTGCATCAATTGATTTGGATTGGCGTTACGGCTATCTATACTATCGGTCTCATTATGTCCTACACACGCGCAGCTTGGGTGAGTCTTGTGGGTGCATTGGGGATCTATTTTCTAATCAAACTTCGAATTGATTACAAGTTGGTATTGATCACACTGCTTATGCTGGTTGGTGGGTTTTTTGCATTTCAAGATGACATCATTCATCAGTTAGAAAAGAACAGACAGGATTCATCCGATAGTTTTGCCGAACACGTCCAATCCATCACCAACATCAGCAGCGATGCATCTAACTTAGAGCGATTGAACCGTTGGAATAGCGCGTGGAAAATGTTTTTGGACAAACCTGTATTCGGACATGGACCGGGTACCTATATGTTCGAATACGCCAAGTACCAAAAGAGTTCTGATAAAACCATCATTTCTACCAATCAAGGTGACGGAGGAAATGCACACAGCGAGTACCTGGGGCCCATGTCTGAGTCGGGTGTTTTAGGAGCTCTGACTATACTCATTATTATCATTGTCAGCGTTTACACGGGCATAAAACTTTACTACCAGATGGATCATGATCCATATCTCAAGGGGGTTGTTATGTGCATTGTACTTGGATTAACGACCTACTACCTGCATGGTATTCTCAATAACTTCTTGGATACCGACAAGGCTTCCATACCAATATGGGGTAGTATGAGCGTGCTTGTGGCGATTTCAATTTACCACCGGAAAAAATCACTTAAATCTGCAGCAGAGTAAAGCTGTATCATCAAAGTAGGGCATGTTTCCTCGGTGAAGATCCATGGCGTGAACAATATGGGAAATAGCATCATCAGCTTTTTCCAAATAGGGTTCTTTCTCGATCATTAACTTGCACAAACGTTCACTTCCGAATTCATCGTTTTCGGCATTTTCAAGTTCGAGCACACCATCTGTGCTTAGCACCAGAAGGGCATTTCGTGAAAGCTTCAGTTGTCCTTTATTGACAAATGGCAGTTGAGGAAGCATTCCTATTCCGACAGTGCCTTCTTCTAAGAATGTTGCTTTTCCTGATGAAATGACGAAAGGCGGATTGTGTCCTGCATTGATGTAATGCAGCATTCTGGTAGGGTAATGAAAGTAGCCAAAGAATACCGTTACGAATCGATCTCCTCGCGACATTTCGTTGACTTTGTTATTGAGCTGTTCGACCAATCCCTCGAGCGTCCAGTTCGTATGTTCGATCAGCGCTTTTAAGTGGGCTTGGATCGTCGCCATTAGGAATGCAGCACTCACTCCTTTTCCCGAAACATCGGCCATGCAAAAGAAAGCTTCGTCTTTTCCGAGCGGAATGAAATCACAAAAATCTCCCCCAATAGCTTGATGAGGTTGGTAATAGGTGGCAACTTCAAATAGCGGATATTCCTGACTTCCGCTGCCCACCATAAGTGCCTGCATCTCTGCGGCCAGTTGGAGCTCAGTGTCTATTCTTTCCTGCTTAAGAGAGCGCTTGAATAGAGCTTTGTTTTCGATAGTTACCGCTACAATGTTAGTAAGTGTCTGGATAAAAGTTCGGTGCTTGATGGACGGACTCATGCGAATCTCATTTTCATCGATATCACCAATCAAAACATAGCAGAGCGGCTTGTCATCGTTGGAAACGGGAATGAGAAAGTCAAAATTTCTGAGTTTCTCGCTCTCTTGGTCACGCAAGTAGATCACCTCATTTTTATTGCTTACACTTTGAAAAAGCTCAACGTCATCGCTGTAATCTTCATCTACACCATACTGCAACGCACAGCTCCAGATGTTTTCTATTTGCATAAAAAGAACGAGTCTTCTTATTTGCAAATCGTGCTCGATGGTACTTCGGTATTGTTCCAAGAGTTCTTCCGTACTCTTGTTGCTGTTGATGGCATTGGTTGTTTCAAGGAGGATATCCAGCTTGGAGTTTAATCTGCTGATCCGATCCTTGTTCTTTTGAATCCTGTTCTCGTAGTTTTCAATACGCTGATTCAGCTTTTCCAGCTGCCCGGTATTCTCTTTGTTCTTGGATTTATCCGTCAACCCTTAAGCTTTTTCAGTTCATCTAAGATATAGGGAATTTTTCGGGTGTTGGCGAGGTCTTTCAGTTTTTCTCTTGATTCGGCTACGGGGCTGCCGAAATACGTTTTTCCTCCGTCCAATCCTTTCGAAACTCCCGTTTGGGCCAAAACTACCGCACCCCTGCCAATGGTGATGTCACTTCTTACTCCAACCTGTCCCCATAATGTTACTCCCTCCTCTATGATCACGCAGCCGGCTATTCCTACTTGTGCTGCTATAAGGCACATCTTGCCGATCACGGTATCATGGCCTATATGTACCGCATTGTCAATTTTTGTCCCTTGACCAATCGTGGTAGCGCCAGTAACTCCTTTGTCAATCGTACATCCACAACCGATTTCAACATTATCCTCGATCACCACTTTTCCGCAACTATGCATCTTATTGAATCGATCATCTTTCTTATAGTAAAAGGCGTGACCACCAATTACCGTATTGGCATGAATTTCCACGTTATCTCCAATCTCAGCATTATCATAGATGACTACATTGGCGTGGATGGTGGTGTTGGCACCGATTGTTACTCGCTGACCGATCACAACTCCGGGCGCAATGGTTGCCGTGGGATCAATTTGCGGCTCAGGATTTTCCCAATTCTGCACCGGCATAAAGTGCTTATTCAGTAGATTGAAAACATCAAATGGTTTGGAGTGAATCAAAAGTCCTTTTCCTTCCGGAACTTCCACTTCTTTATCAATGATAATGGTCGTTGCAGCACTGTGAAGTGCCTTGTCGTAATACTTAGGATGATCCACAAAGACAACATCGCCATGCTCCACCACATGAATTTCATTTATTCCTGTGATGGGATGACTGTCGGGACCTTTGAAGTCACAATTTCCTAGTTCGGCAATTTCTTTGAGCGTGTATGTGCGGGGTAATTTCATTCTGGTGACATTGAAATGTAGTGCGAAGATAAGGGCCTTTTCAGTTTCCTTAACATTTCTCTTGCTTTACACACCTTTCCTGAGGCAAGTGAAAGTGTATATTTGTGGCCAATTCAAAAGATTTTATGAGAATACTAGTCGGAATTGCGCTTCTTTTTTTCTGTACAGAAGCCATCTCGCAGGATACTTATTGGCAGCAGAAAGCAGAATATGAGATGGAAATCGAGTTTGATGACTCGAATCATCGTTATGATGGAATACAGGAGCTGACTTACTTCAACAATTCTCCTGATACATTATTCAAAGCCTATTTCCATCTCTACTACAATTCTTTTCAGCCCGAGAGTATGATGGATGTAAGATCCAGGACTATTGAAGATCCTGATCCCAGAGTGGCCGATCGGATCGCTCAATTGACTGATGAAGAAATTGGATACCTGCGTGTTTCTTCACTTGAGCAAAATGGCCAATCTGTGGAATTTCGCGAAAGCGGGACCATTCTGGAAGTAGATCTGGCCAAGCCTATCCTTCCGGGAAAGAAGGCGAAATTCAATATGAGTTTTCAAGGTCAAGTGCCTGTGCAAATTCGCCGCTCCGGTAGATTCAATAAAGAGGGAGTGGCTTATAGCATGTCTCAATGGTATCCTAAAATCAGCGAGTACGACCATATGGGTTGGCATGCGGATCCATACATTGGAAGAGAGTTTCACGGAGTGTGGGGTGAGTTTGATATTAAAATCACCATTGATAGTGCCTATACTTTGGGAGGCACCGGAGTTTTAAAAAACCCACAAGAAATAGGACACGGCTACCAAGTACCCGAAAAGAAAATGAAGCGACCTGAAGGATCGAAGCTCACTTGGCACTTTGTGGCTGAGAATGTGCACGATTTTGTTTGGGCTGCCGATAAAGACTACGCCCACGATAAGCAGGTCTTGAAAGATGGCACCGAGATTCACTACCTCTACAAAAACACGGAGGACCTGAGGACCAATTGGGGAAAGTTGAAGGACTATGTTCCAAGGATTTTTGACTATGCTTCAACGCACTTTGGCAAGTATCCCTATCCTCAATATTCGATCATTCAAGGGGGAGACGGAGGAATGGAGTACGCGATGGCAACCTTAATTACGGGCCAAAGAAAATTCGGCAGTTTGGTAGGAGTTACTGTCCATGAGGTGATGCATTCTTGGTACCAGATGCTGCTCGCCACCAATGAAGGAATGTATCCATGGATGGACGAAGGCTTCACCTCTTTTGCTTCCAGCAAAGTAATGAGCCATCTCTTCAATCCCGATGAGGATACTCGACGCGGACGGTATTATGATTCATACATCGCTCTGGCCAATAGTGGTTTGGAAGAACCAATGTCAAAAATGGCCGATCATTACAATACGAATTATGCTTACGGAGCTGCGGCTTATTCCAAGGGAGCACTTTTCATTGCTCAATTGGGATACGTATTGGGCCAAGACAATCTTGACAATGGGATTCTGCGCTACTTCAATGAGTGGAGCTTTAAGCACCCTAGTCCAAATGATTTTGTTCATGTGATGGAGAAAGTCAGTGGCATTGAACTAAAATGGTATTTGAACTATATGCTCAATACTACTGAAGTGATCGATTATGCAGTAGAGGGAATTGAATCCAATGGAGGTCAAACCGAAATCAGCTTAAAGCGAATCGGAAACTTCCCCATGCCGATTGATCTCTACATCACTTATTCAGATGGAACCACTGAAATGATCAATATTCCTTTACGAATGATGCGCGGATCCAAACCATCACCTGACGGGCTCGATTTCACAGTAGCTCCTGATTGGCCATGGACAAACCCTGAATACACACTTACCGTTGATAGAGCTTCAAGCGAAGTCGAGCGAGTTGAGATTGACTCCACCAAGCGCTTGGCTGATGTAAATCCCAATAATAATATCTTGAATCTGACGGAAAAATTAGAGTCAAATCCCCCTAACTAACGATGAAATTAAACCTTGCCCTTTTCACATTGGCCATTCTAATGATGGCTTGTGAATCCGCTCAAAATACTTCCGTTGAAACCGAAAAAACTCAACCTATGGAAACCAAGTACGCTGATGATACCCACAGTTTCTCAAAACCGAATGACGTGGCGGTTACCCATATCAGCTTGGATTTGATGGTAAGTTTCGAAGATCGAATAATTTCAGGAACCGTCGTATACAACATAGAGCGTAATACTCAGGGAGACTTGATCCTCGATACTGATGGACTTACAATAACCGCAGCACGTGATGCTGCCACCAACAAGGAACTACAGTTTAGCCTGAATGAAGGTGATGACTATGGCAACGAACTCGTCATTGAATTAAACGACGAGACCAAAAAGGTGGCGGTTGATTATTCTACCTCTCCCGATGCAGCAGCTCTCCTCTGGATGGATCCTGAGCAGACCAACGACGGTAAGGCTCCTTTCCTATTTACTCAAGGTCAAGCTATTTTGACACGTTCATGGATTCCCATTCAAGATTCACCTGCTGTGCGAGTGACCTATGATGCGAAGGTTACCGTGCCAAGTGGTATGATGGCGTTGATGAGTGCCGAGAACCCAACCGAGATGAATGAAGATGGCGTTTATGAGTTCAAAATGGACAAGCCGATTCCTCCTTATTTGATGGCATTGGCAGTTGGCGATCTCGCATTTGAGTCACTCGGAGAGCATACAGGTGTTTATGCCGAGCCCGGAATGCTGGCAGCTTCGGCTTATGAATTTGCCGATATGGAAAAAATGCTCTTAGCAGCTGAGGAGCTTTATGGCCCATATAGCTGGGGTCGATACGATGTTTTAGTGCTGCCCCCGGGCTTCCCTTTCGGGGGAATGGAAAATCCTAAACTCACCTTTGCAACGCCCACCATCATTGCAGGCGATCGATCGCTTACTTCTTTGATCGCACACGAGTTGGCACACAGCTGGAGCGGAAACTTGGTAACCAATGCCACATGGGATGACTTCTGGTTGAACGAAGGATTTACCGTTTACTTCGAGAAGAGAATCATGGAGTCACTTTATGGAGAGAGTTATGCCAGTATGCTCAATGAGCTAGGCTACCAAGACCTGCAGCATACATTGGCTGAGCTAGGCGAAGAAAGCCCCGATACGCACTTAAAGCTCAATCTCGACGGTCGAAATCCGGATGACGGAATGACGGATATCGCCTACGAAAAAGGGTACTTGTTCCTCCGATGGTTAGAGTCAATAGTAGGAAGGGAGCGCTTCGATGCTTTCTTGAAAAATTACTTTGAGAAGAATGCTTTCCACACAATGACCACCGAGTCATTTATAGAATACCTAAATGCCAATCTCCTCAATGAATTGGACGAAAAGCCCGATTTAGATCAGTGGATTTACTCTTCGGGTTTACCCGCAGATCACCTTGTTCCTGAGTCTACTCGCTTTGATGCTGTAGATAGCGCTAGAGTTGCCTGGATGGATGGAGCGACTTCCACTGAAGAGTTACCTACAGCAGAATGGAGCACCCACGAGTGGCTGCACTTTTTGAGAGGAATTCCCGAAAATGTCGGTAAAGAACGTTTAGCGGATTTGGATCAGGCATTCAACCTGACTGATTCAAAGAATAGTGAGATTACTGCAGTTTGGTTTGAGAAGGCTATTGAGAATGATTATCAAGTAGCATTTCCTCAACTGGAAATGTTTCTGATGAAAGTAGGCCG
This genomic window from Cryomorphaceae bacterium 1068 contains:
- a CDS encoding M1 family metallopeptidase → MRILVGIALLFFCTEAISQDTYWQQKAEYEMEIEFDDSNHRYDGIQELTYFNNSPDTLFKAYFHLYYNSFQPESMMDVRSRTIEDPDPRVADRIAQLTDEEIGYLRVSSLEQNGQSVEFRESGTILEVDLAKPILPGKKAKFNMSFQGQVPVQIRRSGRFNKEGVAYSMSQWYPKISEYDHMGWHADPYIGREFHGVWGEFDIKITIDSAYTLGGTGVLKNPQEIGHGYQVPEKKMKRPEGSKLTWHFVAENVHDFVWAADKDYAHDKQVLKDGTEIHYLYKNTEDLRTNWGKLKDYVPRIFDYASTHFGKYPYPQYSIIQGGDGGMEYAMATLITGQRKFGSLVGVTVHEVMHSWYQMLLATNEGMYPWMDEGFTSFASSKVMSHLFNPDEDTRRGRYYDSYIALANSGLEEPMSKMADHYNTNYAYGAAAYSKGALFIAQLGYVLGQDNLDNGILRYFNEWSFKHPSPNDFVHVMEKVSGIELKWYLNYMLNTTEVIDYAVEGIESNGGQTEISLKRIGNFPMPIDLYITYSDGTTEMINIPLRMMRGSKPSPDGLDFTVAPDWPWTNPEYTLTVDRASSEVERVEIDSTKRLADVNPNNNILNLTEKLESNPPN
- a CDS encoding M1 family metallopeptidase, whose product is MKLNLALFTLAILMMACESAQNTSVETEKTQPMETKYADDTHSFSKPNDVAVTHISLDLMVSFEDRIISGTVVYNIERNTQGDLILDTDGLTITAARDAATNKELQFSLNEGDDYGNELVIELNDETKKVAVDYSTSPDAAALLWMDPEQTNDGKAPFLFTQGQAILTRSWIPIQDSPAVRVTYDAKVTVPSGMMALMSAENPTEMNEDGVYEFKMDKPIPPYLMALAVGDLAFESLGEHTGVYAEPGMLAASAYEFADMEKMLLAAEELYGPYSWGRYDVLVLPPGFPFGGMENPKLTFATPTIIAGDRSLTSLIAHELAHSWSGNLVTNATWDDFWLNEGFTVYFEKRIMESLYGESYASMLNELGYQDLQHTLAELGEESPDTHLKLNLDGRNPDDGMTDIAYEKGYLFLRWLESIVGRERFDAFLKNYFEKNAFHTMTTESFIEYLNANLLNELDEKPDLDQWIYSSGLPADHLVPESTRFDAVDSARVAWMDGATSTEELPTAEWSTHEWLHFLRGIPENVGKERLADLDQAFNLTDSKNSEITAVWFEKAIENDYQVAFPQLEMFLMKVGRRKFLKPLYTKLAETPEHKIWAEKVYAKARGNYHAVSVNTIDEILGWQKS
- a CDS encoding SpoIIE family protein phosphatase, with amino-acid sequence MTDKSKNKENTGQLEKLNQRIENYENRIQKNKDRISRLNSKLDILLETTNAINSNKSTEELLEQYRSTIEHDLQIRRLVLFMQIENIWSCALQYGVDEDYSDDVELFQSVSNKNEVIYLRDQESEKLRNFDFLIPVSNDDKPLCYVLIGDIDENEIRMSPSIKHRTFIQTLTNIVAVTIENKALFKRSLKQERIDTELQLAAEMQALMVGSGSQEYPLFEVATYYQPHQAIGGDFCDFIPLGKDEAFFCMADVSGKGVSAAFLMATIQAHLKALIEHTNWTLEGLVEQLNNKVNEMSRGDRFVTVFFGYFHYPTRMLHYINAGHNPPFVISSGKATFLEEGTVGIGMLPQLPFVNKGQLKLSRNALLVLSTDGVLELENAENDEFGSERLCKLMIEKEPYLEKADDAISHIVHAMDLHRGNMPYFDDTALLCCRFK
- a CDS encoding O-antigen ligase family protein, with the protein product MQNTFRIEGREKKLIGILTALFVLINAVAFTREIYILTILPIAIFVGYLLLYNTKFLLLFIVFATPLSFNFEDLASFGGIGFYFPTEPLLFALMLLYIVKLLGGYREKQEFLTHPLTLAILFNLAWLATTVFTSVDLIVSLKYLISRLWFVLVMYFMINSFFQDRNLIRQFYLALISSMTIAIIYTLSAHATHGFSEEAGHWVMFPFFKDHTSYGAIMALLFPMVLFHLSRAKALSLHQLIWIGVTAIYTIGLIMSYTRAAWVSLVGALGIYFLIKLRIDYKLVLITLLMLVGGFFAFQDDIIHQLEKNRQDSSDSFAEHVQSITNISSDASNLERLNRWNSAWKMFLDKPVFGHGPGTYMFEYAKYQKSSDKTIISTNQGDGGNAHSEYLGPMSESGVLGALTILIIIIVSVYTGIKLYYQMDHDPYLKGVVMCIVLGLTTYYLHGILNNFLDTDKASIPIWGSMSVLVAISIYHRKKSLKSAAE
- a CDS encoding UDP-3-O-(3-hydroxymyristoyl)glucosamine N-acyltransferase, yielding MKLPRTYTLKEIAELGNCDFKGPDSHPITGINEIHVVEHGDVVFVDHPKYYDKALHSAATTIIIDKEVEVPEGKGLLIHSKPFDVFNLLNKHFMPVQNWENPEPQIDPTATIAPGVVIGQRVTIGANTTIHANVVIYDNAEIGDNVEIHANTVIGGHAFYYKKDDRFNKMHSCGKVVIEDNVEIGCGCTIDKGVTGATTIGQGTKIDNAVHIGHDTVIGKMCLIAAQVGIAGCVIIEEGVTLWGQVGVRSDITIGRGAVVLAQTGVSKGLDGGKTYFGSPVAESREKLKDLANTRKIPYILDELKKLKG